In Holophagales bacterium, one DNA window encodes the following:
- a CDS encoding proline dehydrogenase family protein, whose amino-acid sequence MSLLHGLIVHTLPWVPKFIVGRVASRYVAGGTLDDALATIADLNREGAMATMDLLGEEVKDPAKAVANVEEYERMLAAIAERKLDANISIKPTSLGLKIDEKVCRDHVDRIAAAAKRNGNFVRIDMEDHTTTDATLRIYHELQPRHGNLGVVFQAYMRRTLADIAALPAESANIRLCKGIYIEPRAVAWKGYETVRLNFLAALEKALRQGVYVGIATHDEHLACGAAALVERLGVPRDRYEFQMLLGVDPELRRILIASGHRLRVYVPYGRDWYPYSMRRLRENPEVAVHVMRAFLGITGR is encoded by the coding sequence ATGAGCCTGTTGCACGGGCTGATCGTCCACACCCTTCCCTGGGTGCCGAAGTTCATCGTCGGTCGCGTGGCCTCGCGCTACGTCGCCGGCGGCACGCTCGACGACGCACTGGCGACCATCGCCGACCTCAACCGCGAGGGGGCGATGGCCACGATGGACCTGCTCGGCGAGGAGGTGAAAGACCCCGCCAAGGCGGTCGCGAACGTCGAGGAGTACGAGAGGATGCTCGCCGCCATCGCCGAGCGCAAGCTCGACGCCAACATTTCGATCAAGCCGACCTCGCTCGGCCTGAAGATCGACGAGAAGGTGTGCCGCGACCACGTCGACCGGATCGCCGCGGCGGCGAAGCGCAACGGCAACTTCGTGCGCATCGACATGGAGGACCACACCACCACCGATGCGACGCTGCGCATCTACCACGAGCTGCAGCCCAGGCACGGCAACCTCGGCGTGGTCTTCCAGGCCTACATGCGACGCACGCTCGCCGACATCGCCGCGCTGCCGGCCGAGAGCGCCAACATCCGCCTCTGCAAGGGGATCTACATCGAGCCGCGGGCGGTAGCCTGGAAGGGCTACGAGACGGTGCGCCTGAACTTCCTCGCGGCGCTCGAAAAGGCCCTGCGGCAGGGCGTCTACGTCGGCATCGCGACGCACGACGAGCACCTGGCCTGCGGCGCAGCGGCGCTCGTCGAACGACTCGGAGTGCCGCGCGACCGTTACGAGTTCCAGATGCTGCTCGGTGTCGATCCCGAGCTGCGGCGCATCCTCATCGCCTCCGGACACCGCCTGCGCGTCTACGTCCCCTACGGGCGCGACTGGTACCCCTACTCGATGCGCCGCCTGCGCGAGAACCCGGAGGTCGCCGTGCACGTGATGCGCGCCTTCCTGGGGATCACCGGAAGATAG
- a CDS encoding type 1 glutamine amidotransferase, with amino-acid sequence MTASPPRVLLLQIRDQELPELQERDCFVHFSGLPRERFAFWNLVERPEITGDDCSTFAAVIVGGAGAHSVTDEHPFTAPLGRLVRELAAADRPLFGSCFGHQFIAQALGGRVVTDAARSEIGTFDVELTEEGAADPWLAGLPRRFAAQLGHHDRVVDLPPGAIELARSERCPNQAFRLGATRVYGAQFHVELDPARMIERARAYREDYLPDPEALERLRRSLRPSPEASTLLRRFLALAGIAD; translated from the coding sequence ATGACCGCCTCCCCACCCCGCGTGCTGTTGCTGCAGATCCGCGACCAGGAGCTCCCGGAGCTCCAGGAGCGCGACTGCTTCGTCCATTTCAGCGGCCTGCCGCGAGAACGCTTCGCCTTCTGGAACCTCGTCGAGCGCCCGGAGATCACCGGCGACGATTGCTCGACCTTCGCGGCGGTGATCGTCGGCGGTGCCGGGGCCCACTCGGTCACCGACGAGCATCCGTTCACTGCGCCGCTCGGCCGGCTGGTGCGCGAGCTCGCGGCGGCGGACCGGCCGCTCTTCGGTTCCTGCTTCGGTCACCAGTTCATCGCCCAGGCGCTGGGTGGGCGCGTGGTCACCGATGCGGCGCGGAGCGAGATCGGCACCTTCGACGTCGAGCTGACGGAGGAAGGTGCCGCCGACCCCTGGCTCGCCGGTCTGCCACGGCGCTTCGCGGCGCAGCTCGGTCATCACGATCGCGTCGTCGATCTGCCGCCGGGCGCGATCGAGCTCGCCCGCAGCGAGCGCTGTCCGAACCAGGCGTTCCGCCTCGGTGCGACCCGCGTCTACGGCGCCCAGTTCCACGTCGAGCTCGATCCGGCGCGCATGATCGAGCGGGCGCGGGCCTACCGCGAGGACTACCTCCCGGACCCCGAGGCGCTCGAGCGGCTGCGCCGTTCGCTGCGGCCGTCGCCCGAAGCCTCGACCCTGCTGCGCCGCTTCCTCGCCCTCGCCGGAATTGCCGACTGA
- a CDS encoding protein kinase, which produces MTSNNRSGQRVGRYELGEPLGRGGMAEVYRATDGSLGRAVAVKLILPHFAAQADFRERFLREARLVAALNHPNILPVYDFGEEDGVAFLVMPLLEGGSLADRMEGRSFPVEQVVEWVGQLAGALDAAHGEGILHRDVKPSNVLVGKDGRLSLADFGIAKSAESSTRLTTTGAVVGTPAYMAPELARGETASPASDRYALAVLAYELLAGDPPFRGDSALAVLHRHVTEPVPPITRKVPALPKALDRVLERALAKEPGERPDTCVAFAVELAQAAGITAPWTAATSLKPAPAGRFGQEPTVVTPSAGTQAGGPRVPLARGGVAVARGGRSSIWVTLALLGAAAVVVGLGWSWLRPQPTPGASENRAMDRELDPAATPIAPPSSARHAAVDALPTPTAAPAGKPTERAPLVPRGSATDVAPPPDPRASMVAATPSAPPATPPAAPSVDTAAEPRPGAPGAALVAAPAAPLVRGLTTIKHVGERASGLLRPTRRLSERDFRELLASVAELAPSAARSESERALAAGLEAFSRGGLAWLSGDLAKARQELDRAAEEAARSLSPMANPGLVLRTGALDSSASWQLAFAFGDVRGDAARLLAEARSAGSLTPAQAEFGTAVVERWDGHHAEAAQRALRMLESSAGSLAEVERSQVAQLAAEELAMSGDVEGAARAFDRAIVDAGTQRGSLALEAAMVVGTRAGRPDLAGRFLATACAAGMERACIDPPAAGERRILPFGRRRPRPGSPGG; this is translated from the coding sequence ATGACGTCGAACAACCGTTCCGGTCAGCGCGTGGGGCGCTACGAGCTCGGCGAGCCGCTGGGTCGCGGTGGCATGGCCGAGGTCTACCGCGCCACCGACGGAAGCCTCGGACGCGCGGTGGCGGTCAAGCTCATCCTGCCGCATTTCGCCGCCCAGGCCGACTTCCGCGAGCGCTTCCTCCGCGAGGCGCGCCTGGTGGCGGCGCTCAACCATCCGAACATCCTGCCGGTCTACGACTTCGGGGAGGAGGATGGCGTGGCCTTCCTGGTCATGCCGCTCCTCGAAGGCGGATCGCTTGCCGACCGGATGGAGGGTCGCAGCTTCCCCGTGGAGCAGGTCGTGGAGTGGGTCGGGCAACTCGCCGGAGCCCTCGACGCGGCCCACGGCGAGGGGATCCTGCACCGGGACGTCAAGCCGTCGAACGTCCTCGTCGGCAAGGACGGCCGGCTCTCGCTGGCCGACTTCGGTATCGCCAAGTCGGCCGAGTCGTCGACCCGGCTGACGACCACCGGTGCGGTCGTCGGAACTCCCGCCTACATGGCGCCGGAGCTGGCGCGGGGCGAGACGGCGAGCCCGGCCTCGGATCGCTATGCGCTCGCCGTCCTGGCTTACGAGCTGCTCGCCGGAGATCCGCCGTTCCGCGGCGACAGCGCCCTCGCCGTGCTCCACCGCCACGTCACCGAGCCCGTGCCGCCGATCACCCGCAAGGTCCCGGCACTGCCGAAGGCGCTCGATCGGGTGCTCGAACGCGCGTTGGCCAAGGAGCCCGGGGAGCGGCCGGACACTTGCGTCGCCTTCGCGGTGGAGCTCGCCCAGGCCGCGGGGATCACGGCGCCGTGGACCGCCGCGACCTCGTTGAAGCCCGCTCCGGCCGGCCGCTTCGGCCAGGAGCCCACGGTGGTGACGCCGAGCGCGGGCACCCAGGCGGGGGGCCCTCGCGTACCGCTCGCCCGCGGCGGGGTGGCAGTGGCGCGGGGCGGGCGTTCGTCGATCTGGGTGACGCTCGCTCTGCTCGGCGCCGCCGCGGTCGTCGTCGGGCTCGGCTGGTCGTGGCTCCGGCCGCAGCCGACGCCGGGAGCGTCCGAGAACCGGGCGATGGATCGAGAGCTGGATCCGGCGGCGACGCCGATCGCGCCGCCATCGAGCGCCCGTCACGCCGCCGTCGATGCCTTGCCGACACCGACGGCAGCGCCCGCGGGAAAGCCGACGGAGCGCGCGCCGCTCGTCCCGCGAGGGAGCGCGACCGACGTCGCGCCGCCGCCGGACCCGCGCGCGTCGATGGTCGCCGCGACGCCGTCCGCCCCGCCTGCCACGCCGCCGGCCGCGCCATCGGTCGACACGGCGGCCGAGCCGCGGCCGGGAGCCCCCGGGGCCGCGCTCGTCGCTGCGCCGGCGGCCCCTCTCGTGCGCGGCCTGACGACGATCAAACACGTCGGCGAGCGGGCCTCCGGCCTCCTGCGACCGACGCGGCGCCTGAGCGAACGCGACTTTCGCGAGCTCCTCGCCTCGGTCGCCGAGCTGGCGCCGAGCGCGGCGAGGAGCGAGAGCGAGCGAGCGCTCGCTGCCGGGCTCGAGGCGTTCTCGCGCGGTGGCCTCGCGTGGCTCTCGGGCGACCTGGCGAAGGCGCGGCAGGAGCTCGACCGCGCCGCCGAGGAGGCGGCCCGCAGCCTCTCGCCGATGGCCAATCCCGGGCTGGTCTTGCGCACCGGGGCGCTCGACAGCAGCGCCTCCTGGCAGCTGGCCTTCGCATTCGGGGATGTGCGTGGCGACGCGGCGCGCCTGCTCGCCGAGGCGCGCTCCGCCGGCTCGCTGACCCCGGCTCAGGCCGAGTTCGGCACGGCGGTCGTCGAGCGCTGGGACGGCCATCATGCCGAGGCAGCGCAGCGGGCCCTGCGCATGCTCGAATCGAGTGCGGGATCGCTCGCCGAGGTCGAGCGCTCGCAGGTCGCCCAACTCGCGGCCGAGGAGCTGGCGATGTCGGGCGACGTGGAGGGTGCGGCTCGCGCCTTCGACCGGGCGATCGTCGACGCGGGGACGCAGCGCGGCTCGCTGGCACTCGAAGCGGCGATGGTCGTGGGAACGCGCGCCGGGCGACCGGACCTTGCCGGTCGCTTTCTCGCCACGGCGTGTGCCGCCGGCATGGAGCGGGCGTGCATCGACCCGCCGGCCGCCGGCGAGCGACGCATCCTGCCGTTCGGCCGTCGGCGCCCTCGTCCCGGCTCGCCGGGCGGGTAG
- a CDS encoding YkgJ family cysteine cluster protein, with protein sequence MSAHRQFFDCSNCPAYCCTYEHIEVTAADIRRLARHFGLSERTAAARFSKPVEGGTKRVLRHRKDEIFGNACRFLDPETRRCTVYQARPHICRAFPGLARCGFYDFLMAERRSQEDPEYVPSFRRG encoded by the coding sequence GTGTCCGCGCACCGGCAATTCTTCGACTGTTCCAACTGCCCCGCCTACTGCTGCACCTACGAGCACATCGAGGTGACGGCGGCCGACATCCGCCGACTCGCCCGCCACTTCGGTCTCTCCGAGCGCACCGCCGCCGCGCGTTTCAGCAAGCCGGTGGAGGGAGGGACGAAACGGGTGCTGCGTCATCGCAAGGACGAGATCTTCGGCAACGCGTGCCGCTTCCTCGACCCGGAGACCCGACGTTGCACGGTCTACCAGGCGCGCCCGCACATCTGCCGGGCCTTCCCGGGCCTGGCGCGCTGCGGTTTCTACGACTTCCTGATGGCGGAGCGGCGGTCCCAGGAGGACCCGGAGTACGTGCCCTCCTTCCGCCGCGGCTGA
- the recN gene encoding DNA repair protein RecN produces MLVDLHLRNLAVLAGASVEFGSGLNVLTGETGAGKSIVVDSLALLGGARAASDLVRAGAEQLAVSGVFRLQGPGAAAAAALLGEAGVEVDGAEIVVRREIGREGRNRVFLNDQPVTLRLLAELAPLLLRIHGQREELGLAVPDLQRAWLDRSGGDEAAALLDAVDKAYERWAGLAARLERLRGDARLRTERLDLLRFQLGEIDRVRPHAGEEDELRRERDQLRHREAIERGLGGALDLLLDGESSASDRLAGAREQLLDVAVWEPGVEEAARTLAELAASLGETARELRTLLPSGDDEPGRLDAIEERLAGLERLMRRHGGSTVELLAARARIAEELGELEHDESHRDDLEKEIAEALADYRRAALSLSAGRERWGGGLSTRLTEELADLALERARLSVRLERRARADSPLEIDGRAVEFGSSGLDAVVFAFSPNPGEEPRPLGRIASGGELSRVFLALQLAARGEAVAGGPALVFDEVDAGIGGAAAAAVGRKLQRLATAGQILAVTHLPQVACHADRHFKVEKRVEGGRTFAEVRALSAEERVEEIARMLGGAEITKRTRSHAAEMLEAARRPRA; encoded by the coding sequence GTGCTCGTCGATCTGCACCTCCGCAACCTCGCCGTGCTCGCCGGAGCCAGCGTCGAGTTCGGCTCCGGCCTCAACGTGCTCACCGGCGAGACCGGCGCCGGCAAGTCGATCGTCGTCGACTCGCTCGCGCTGCTCGGCGGGGCGCGCGCGGCGAGCGATCTGGTGCGCGCCGGAGCCGAACAGCTGGCGGTGAGCGGCGTCTTCCGGCTGCAGGGTCCCGGAGCCGCCGCGGCGGCGGCGCTGCTCGGCGAGGCCGGTGTGGAGGTCGACGGGGCCGAGATCGTCGTGCGCCGCGAGATCGGCCGCGAGGGGCGCAATCGCGTCTTCCTCAACGACCAGCCGGTGACCTTGCGCCTGCTCGCCGAGCTGGCGCCGCTCCTGCTGCGCATCCACGGCCAGCGTGAGGAGCTCGGCCTGGCGGTGCCGGATCTGCAGCGAGCGTGGCTCGATCGCAGCGGCGGCGACGAGGCTGCGGCGCTGCTCGACGCCGTCGACAAGGCATACGAGAGATGGGCTGGCCTCGCGGCGCGCCTCGAGCGGCTGCGCGGCGATGCGCGCCTGCGCACCGAGCGTCTCGATTTGCTGCGCTTCCAGCTCGGCGAGATCGACCGTGTCCGCCCGCACGCCGGCGAGGAGGACGAGCTGCGGCGCGAACGGGATCAGCTGCGTCATCGCGAGGCGATCGAACGCGGGCTCGGCGGCGCGCTCGACCTGCTGCTCGACGGCGAGTCCTCGGCGAGTGACCGCCTGGCCGGAGCGCGCGAGCAGCTTCTCGATGTCGCGGTCTGGGAGCCGGGGGTCGAGGAGGCCGCCCGTACCCTTGCCGAGCTCGCCGCGAGCCTCGGCGAGACGGCGCGCGAGCTGCGCACCCTCCTGCCGTCGGGCGACGACGAGCCGGGGCGGCTCGACGCGATCGAAGAGCGTCTCGCCGGCCTCGAGCGGTTGATGCGGCGCCACGGCGGGTCGACGGTCGAGCTGCTCGCCGCGCGAGCGCGGATCGCCGAGGAGCTCGGCGAGCTCGAGCACGACGAGAGCCACCGCGACGATCTCGAAAAGGAGATCGCCGAAGCGCTCGCCGACTATCGCCGGGCGGCGCTGTCACTGTCGGCGGGGCGCGAACGCTGGGGCGGCGGGCTCTCGACGCGGCTGACCGAGGAGCTGGCCGACCTGGCGCTCGAACGGGCTCGTCTCTCCGTCCGCCTGGAACGGCGCGCGCGAGCCGACAGCCCGCTCGAGATCGACGGGCGAGCGGTCGAATTCGGCTCCTCCGGGCTCGACGCCGTCGTCTTCGCCTTTTCGCCCAACCCGGGCGAAGAGCCGCGACCGCTCGGGCGGATCGCTTCGGGGGGCGAGCTCTCGCGGGTCTTCCTGGCCCTGCAGCTCGCCGCGCGCGGGGAAGCGGTGGCCGGCGGACCGGCGCTGGTCTTCGACGAGGTCGACGCCGGCATCGGCGGGGCGGCTGCGGCGGCGGTCGGTCGCAAGCTCCAGCGGCTCGCGACCGCCGGGCAGATCCTCGCCGTGACCCACCTGCCGCAGGTGGCCTGCCACGCCGACCGGCACTTCAAGGTGGAGAAGCGCGTCGAAGGGGGACGGACCTTCGCCGAGGTGCGGGCTCTCTCCGCCGAGGAGCGGGTCGAAGAGATCGCGAGAATGCTGGGCGGTGCCGAGATCACCAAGCGGACGCGCTCGCATGCCGCCGAGATGCTCGAGGCGGCACGGAGGCCGCGCGCATGA